One segment of Channa argus isolate prfri chromosome 17, Channa argus male v1.0, whole genome shotgun sequence DNA contains the following:
- the LOC137102321 gene encoding zinc finger protein 70-like isoform X1, whose protein sequence is MSSAKCLRDLFTKRLTAAAEETCGVFQKTIAEYEEEIHRQRRLLDMVWKPERNLHRIQLPRQYVCKEQGVLADQRFRNQDQKLRLDQKDPVPQQVKEEQEEHCSRLEEQQLGVKQELQHYVCKEEEEVLIDQQFCNQDKNTSLDRENTDPLQIREEQEEHCTGQEGEQFLLQQETKAIVLTSSCEESDHSEKEPFQKGCNQIDSGSSGNAEPTSKESDGKSFKCDSCGKAFNYRSELNRHLRIHTGEKPYACDKCDKRFRLKSTLLTHMITHTGKKPHSCKTCGKGFRCRSECLDHMRIHTGENPYLCTICGKNLRSRKTLLVHMTAHTIENQYLCKTCGKRLRSRKTLLIHIGTHRGENPYLCKTCGKSLKSKRSLLDHIRTHTGETPYLCHICGRRFNASSILIAHLRTHTGEKPYSCKTCGKNFVRNTVLKLHMKTHTDEKPYSCETCGKRFITNYALKVHKKTHTDERPYCCDICGKRFKARPTLKEHMKRHTAKKS, encoded by the exons ATGTCTTCGGCGAAGTGTTTGAGGGATTTGTTCACCAAGCGACTAACTGCTGCTGCCGAAGAAACGTGCGGAGTTTTTCAAAAAACTATCGCCGAGTACGAAGAAGAGATCCATCGTCAGCGCCGGCTGCTGGACATGGTTTGGAAACCCGAAAGAAACCTACACAGGATCC AGCTCCCGCGGCAATATGTCTGTAAGGAACAGGGGGTTCTTGCTGACCAGCGGTTTCGTAACCAAGACCAGAAGCTCAGGCTGGACCAAAAGGATCCTGTGCCACAACAGGTtaaagaggaacaggaggaaCACTGCAGCAGACTGGAGGAACAGCAGCTTGGAGTGAAGCAGGAACTGCAGCATTATGTCtgtaaggaggaggaggaggttctCATTGACCAGCAGTTCTGTAACCAGGATAAGAACACCAGTCTGGACCGAGAGAACACAGATCCACTACAGATTAGAGAAGAACAAGAGGAACACTGCACCGGTCAGGAGGGAGAACAGTTTTTACTGCAACAGGAGACCAAAGCCATTGTGTTGACTTCTTCTTGTGAGGAAAGTGACCACAGTGAAAAAGAACCATTTCAGAAAGGATGCAACCAAATAGATTCAGGGTCATCTGGGAATGCAGAACCAACATCAAAGGAAAGCGATGGCAAGTCTTTCAAATGTGACAGTTGTGGGAAAGCTTTTAACTATAGGTCGGAATTGAATAGACATCTCAGAATCCACACAGGTGAAAAGCCATACGCTTGTGATAAATGTGATAAAAGGTTCAGATTAAAAAGTACCCTGTTGACCCATATGATAACGCACACAGGTAAGAAGCCACATTCTTGCAAAACCTGTGGAAAAGGTTTCAGGTGTAGAAGTGAGTGTTTGGATCACATGAGAATCCACACAGGTGAGAATCCATATTTGTGCacaatatgtggaaaaaatCTAAGAAGTAGAAAAACCTTATTGGTCCACATGACAGCCCACACAATTGAGAATCAATATTTGTGCAAAACCTGTGGGAAGAGACTTAGAAGTAGAAAAACCTTATTGATTCACATCGGAACCCACAGAGGTGAGAATCCATATTTATGCAAAACATGTGGGAAAAGTCTCAAAAGTAAACGAAGCTTGTTGGACCACATCCGAACCCACACAGGCGAGACGCCTTACCTGTGCCACATCTGTGGGAGAAGATTCAATGCCAGCTCAATATTGATCGCTCACttaagaacacacacaggagagaagccGTATTCTTGCAAAACATGTGGGAAGAATTTTGTAAGAAACACTGTTTTGAAGCTTCACATGAAAACTCACACAGATGAGAAGCCATATTCCTGTGAAACATGTGGGAAAAGGTTCATCACAAACTATGCTTTGAAAGTTCACAAAAAAACTCACACGGATGAGAGACCGTACTGTTGCGACATCTGTGGGAAAAGATTTAAGGCCAGGCCAACATTGAAAGAACACATGAAAA